From a region of the Fischerella sp. JS2 genome:
- a CDS encoding photosystem II protein, Psb35-related, whose product MMTILIGLFIVGWVAASLLGSMAYFLGEQRKPIHERNWRSESFEKLAKSITGKDIDYSDRTPAYGMDAYASNVLPN is encoded by the coding sequence ATGATGACTATCTTGATAGGATTGTTCATTGTTGGTTGGGTAGCAGCTTCCTTACTGGGTTCTATGGCTTACTTCCTGGGAGAACAAAGAAAGCCTATCCACGAACGTAACTGGCGTTCTGAATCTTTTGAAAAACTGGCTAAATCCATCACTGGTAAGGATATAGACTATAGCGATCGCACTCCTGCCTATGGGATGGATGCCTATGCTAGCAACGTACTTCCCAACTAA
- a CDS encoding DUF3370 domain-containing protein — MLPILLILPIAQTTPVPPSPPEEVVQTQQVRPLPGKLDRIPTFNSNSPEKVLTEGILLSTFPGEGKKVPTAHLNYPFKGRFDIFAHHVAEAPTPNDLRSLYLGIILHNPGKQPVKINVFQGATYLSQPDAPFVELPSFTQNLLGNVFAGPGDRVMNDVLRGRRQEIFPAQIVIPPGQSQMLLNAPIPVRGLTPPLNGRSALMRLHSNGTVYAASLAMFAKTNPDGSDRPPTLEEWENLLNNGNLAGPRDKTPTPLEKTDKPIVYGRVAGVANGSFWRAFITDNAKSKYLTIPQPGQAYSYALSTVPGGTLGTGQIQSAPMLVRYPDTAYRAHGNYGIQYSLKFPLYNNTQTPQKVTISMQTPLKEDQLVKPGLRFLSTPAQQVFFRGTVRLGYKDDQGKQQTQFVHLVQKRGQAGEPLVVLNMKAGDKRLVQVDFLYPPDATPPQVLTVETGIREQ, encoded by the coding sequence ATGTTGCCAATCTTACTAATTCTTCCGATCGCTCAAACAACTCCTGTGCCACCATCACCACCTGAAGAAGTAGTACAAACTCAACAAGTACGTCCTTTACCAGGAAAACTGGATCGAATACCGACCTTTAATAGCAATAGTCCAGAAAAAGTTCTGACAGAAGGAATTCTCCTTTCTACCTTTCCTGGTGAAGGCAAGAAAGTCCCAACAGCACATCTCAATTATCCGTTTAAAGGAAGATTTGATATTTTTGCCCATCATGTTGCTGAAGCACCCACCCCAAATGACTTGCGATCGCTGTATCTAGGGATAATCCTACATAACCCAGGTAAACAACCAGTAAAGATTAATGTGTTTCAAGGGGCAACTTATTTAAGTCAGCCAGATGCACCCTTTGTGGAATTGCCATCTTTTACCCAAAATCTTTTGGGAAATGTTTTTGCTGGGCCAGGCGATCGCGTAATGAATGATGTCTTACGCGGACGCCGCCAAGAAATCTTTCCTGCCCAAATTGTGATTCCGCCAGGACAAAGTCAGATGCTGTTGAATGCACCAATTCCAGTCAGAGGACTTACCCCACCTTTGAATGGTCGATCTGCTTTGATGCGTCTGCATAGCAATGGTACTGTCTACGCAGCTAGTTTAGCGATGTTTGCAAAAACCAACCCTGATGGTAGCGATCGCCCACCTACTTTAGAAGAATGGGAAAATTTACTCAATAATGGTAACTTAGCCGGGCCGCGAGATAAAACCCCTACTCCTTTAGAAAAAACTGACAAACCTATAGTCTATGGACGTGTCGCAGGTGTAGCAAACGGTTCTTTTTGGCGGGCTTTTATTACAGATAATGCTAAATCCAAATATCTAACTATTCCTCAGCCTGGTCAAGCTTATTCTTATGCATTGAGTACTGTCCCTGGTGGAACTTTAGGGACTGGTCAAATTCAAAGCGCACCCATGCTAGTACGCTATCCTGACACTGCCTATCGCGCTCATGGAAATTACGGTATCCAATACAGCCTGAAGTTCCCATTGTATAACAACACACAAACACCACAAAAAGTAACTATATCTATGCAGACACCCCTGAAAGAAGACCAGTTGGTCAAACCAGGGTTACGCTTTTTGAGTACACCAGCACAGCAAGTGTTTTTCCGTGGAACAGTTCGCTTAGGCTACAAAGATGATCAAGGTAAACAGCAAACTCAGTTTGTGCATTTGGTGCAAAAGCGCGGTCAGGCTGGGGAACCTTTGGTAGTTTTGAATATGAAGGCTGGTGACAAGAGATTAGTACAAGTAGATTTCCTCTATCCACCTGATGCAACACCACCGCAGGTATTAACGGTTGAAACTGGAATCAGGGAACAGTGA
- the hisH gene encoding imidazole glycerol phosphate synthase subunit HisH produces MAVIAVVDYDMGNLHSVCKGLEKAGATPKVTDSAKELEKADAIVLPGVGAFDPAVQHLRSRNLEAPIKAAIASGKPFLGICLGLQILFDSSEEGCEPGLGIIRGKVRRFRPEPGITIPHMGWNQLELTQPKCLLWEYLAPQPWVYFVHSYYVDPAEPEVRAATVTHGSQTVTAAIAQENLMAVQFHPEKSSNIGLQILSNFVAQVRDHEEIAA; encoded by the coding sequence ATGGCGGTTATAGCAGTCGTGGACTACGACATGGGAAATTTGCACTCAGTCTGTAAAGGTTTAGAAAAAGCTGGGGCCACTCCCAAAGTCACAGATTCTGCAAAGGAATTAGAAAAAGCAGATGCAATAGTATTACCAGGAGTGGGTGCATTTGATCCGGCAGTGCAACATTTAAGATCGCGGAATTTAGAAGCACCCATCAAAGCAGCGATCGCATCTGGTAAACCCTTTTTAGGTATTTGTTTGGGGCTGCAAATTTTGTTTGATTCCAGTGAAGAAGGCTGTGAACCAGGACTAGGAATTATTAGAGGAAAAGTACGGCGCTTCCGTCCAGAACCAGGGATTACTATTCCCCATATGGGTTGGAATCAACTCGAATTGACTCAACCAAAATGTCTTTTATGGGAATATTTAGCGCCTCAACCTTGGGTATATTTTGTCCATTCTTATTATGTTGACCCCGCCGAACCTGAAGTCCGCGCTGCTACCGTCACTCACGGTAGTCAAACAGTTACAGCCGCTATTGCCCAGGAAAACTTAATGGCAGTCCAGTTTCACCCCGAAAAATCTTCTAATATTGGATTGCAAATTCTGTCTAATTTTGTTGCCCAAGTCCGCGATCACGAAGAAATTGCTGCTTAA
- the rsmD gene encoding 16S rRNA (guanine(966)-N(2))-methyltransferase RsmD, producing MALRIYGNRSLKTLPGKDTRPTSARVREAIFNIWQGTIEGCYWLDLCAGTGSMGAEALCRGAKSAIAIEQSSRACAIIQQNWQQVAKDGQEWKVLRGDVVQWLPKLAGQQFDRIYFDPPYASQVYQPVLEAIASYRLLDADGEIAVEHSPQNHTPLVIPSLEICRQKIYGNTALTFYRKTETED from the coding sequence ATGGCTCTAAGAATTTACGGTAATCGCTCGTTAAAAACATTACCAGGTAAAGACACGAGACCCACAAGCGCCCGGGTTAGAGAAGCTATTTTTAATATTTGGCAGGGAACAATAGAAGGATGTTATTGGCTAGATTTGTGTGCCGGTACAGGTTCGATGGGTGCGGAAGCATTGTGTAGAGGAGCAAAAAGTGCGATCGCGATCGAACAATCTAGTCGTGCCTGTGCAATTATCCAACAAAACTGGCAACAAGTAGCGAAAGATGGACAGGAATGGAAAGTGCTGCGTGGTGATGTAGTGCAGTGGTTGCCAAAACTCGCTGGACAGCAGTTTGATCGAATTTACTTCGATCCGCCTTATGCTAGTCAAGTTTACCAGCCAGTATTAGAAGCGATCGCATCATACCGCTTATTAGATGCTGATGGGGAAATAGCAGTCGAACACAGTCCCCAAAATCATACACCCCTTGTAATTCCCAGTTTAGAAATTTGCCGCCAAAAAATTTATGGTAACACGGCCCTTACTTTCTACAGAAAAACAGAAACAGAAGATTGA
- the petG gene encoding cytochrome b6-f complex subunit V gives MVEPLLDGIVLGLIFVTLAGLFYKAYQQFKRPNQLGG, from the coding sequence GTGGTTGAACCCCTACTAGACGGCATTGTTCTGGGTCTCATCTTCGTAACTCTGGCTGGATTGTTCTACAAAGCCTACCAGCAATTTAAACGCCCCAATCAGTTAGGAGGTTAA
- a CDS encoding cytochrome c, which translates to MDNQITQPKIMIQRIALMALAILLALVLGIFAVRIVRASDPYVKTVLSLTGDPIQGHAIFQINCAGCHGWEADGRVGPSLQGVSKHKSPYGLIHQVISGDTPPMPKFQPSAKEMADLLSYLETL; encoded by the coding sequence TTGGATAACCAAATTACCCAACCTAAAATCATGATTCAGCGCATCGCTTTGATGGCTCTGGCAATTTTGCTAGCGCTTGTCTTGGGGATTTTTGCTGTTCGCATAGTAAGAGCTTCCGACCCCTATGTCAAGACAGTTTTATCCCTGACTGGTGATCCGATACAGGGACATGCCATCTTTCAAATCAACTGTGCTGGTTGTCATGGTTGGGAAGCGGATGGTCGTGTCGGCCCCAGTTTACAAGGAGTCTCCAAGCACAAATCACCCTATGGTCTAATTCATCAAGTGATCAGTGGCGACACTCCTCCCATGCCGAAATTCCAGCCTAGTGCTAAAGAAATGGCAGACCTGCTTAGTTATTTGGAAACGCTGTAG
- a CDS encoding DUF928 domain-containing protein, giving the protein MYRPNYLKVSLSLLLNLLLCGLPSVAFTQTIAQPQTSNKQNRVNNRNQQSGSVQVKVPIKTLPGRRENGSTRRGGCLFGDQPLIVLLLPSTNLGLTTAAYPKFFWYTPENTAQTILFSLYKVDEKLRPRTLVYQTNFKPSPQARIMSLTLPNNGKVPPLAINQTYQWSVSIVCDIQDPSPRSVISVHGWVQRVNISNSLANQLKRSSLRERLSVYAAQGLWFDVLSTVTELRACNPSDTTISDTWTSLLQQVELDYLAKQPFYQKCPRR; this is encoded by the coding sequence ATGTATCGCCCAAATTACTTAAAAGTTAGCCTGTCTTTGCTTCTAAATTTACTTCTGTGTGGTTTACCCTCGGTAGCTTTCACACAGACAATTGCTCAACCACAAACTTCAAATAAACAGAATCGCGTCAACAACCGCAATCAGCAAAGTGGTAGTGTCCAAGTCAAGGTTCCGATCAAAACTCTTCCTGGACGTCGGGAAAATGGTAGCACACGTAGAGGCGGCTGTCTTTTCGGTGATCAACCGCTTATAGTTTTACTATTACCATCAACTAATCTAGGATTGACAACTGCTGCATATCCCAAGTTTTTTTGGTACACACCTGAAAATACAGCTCAAACGATCCTATTTTCTCTCTACAAAGTAGATGAAAAGCTGCGTCCGCGCACTTTAGTGTATCAAACGAACTTTAAACCCAGTCCTCAAGCTAGGATCATGAGTCTAACTCTACCTAATAATGGTAAGGTTCCACCTCTGGCAATCAACCAAACTTATCAATGGTCTGTCTCTATTGTTTGTGATATACAAGACCCTTCTCCCCGTTCTGTTATTAGTGTCCACGGTTGGGTGCAGCGAGTGAATATCAGTAATAGTTTGGCTAATCAGTTAAAGCGATCGAGTTTAAGGGAACGTCTTTCCGTCTATGCTGCACAAGGTCTGTGGTTTGATGTACTATCAACAGTTACGGAGTTACGCGCCTGTAACCCATCAGACACCACAATTTCTGATACTTGGACAAGTTTATTACAGCAGGTCGAGTTAGATTACTTAGCTAAACAGCCTTTTTACCAAAAGTGTCCTCGACGCTAA
- a CDS encoding M3 family metallopeptidase, translated as MSVNATITDNPLLKGAGLPDFAKIKPEHVVPAFNQLLAELEQELTKLEADVQTSWSGLVEPLEKITERLNWSWGVVNHLMGVKNSHQLREAFETVQPQVVQFSNKLSQSQPIYNAFKTLRGSEAWNSFDSAQRRIVEAAIRDAELSGVGLQGEARDRFNAIQMELAELSTKFSNNVLDATKAFSLTLTKKEEVDGLPPSLLSLAAQAARDAGAENATPENGPWRITLDFPSYYPFMQYSTRRDLREVLYKAYISRAAAGGLDNNPIIERILKLRQELAELLGYKTYAEVSLASKMAPNVEAVEKLLEELRGASYDAAVKELAELKAFAASKGVAEANDLKHWDIAYWAERQREEKFAFTAEELRPYFPLPQVLDGLFGLVERLFGVTVTPADGQAPVWHEDVRYFQIADETGNAIAYFYLDPYSRPAEKRGGAWMDICINRGKVAENGVSKTRLPVAYLVCNQTPPVDGKPSLMTFAEVETLFHEFGHGLHHMLTKVDYTSAAGINNVEWDAVELPSQFMENWCYDRATLFGMARHYKTGELLPEHYYQKLLAAKNYMSGSATLRQLHFSLLDIELHYRYRPGGDETPKQVRDRIATTTTVIPPLPEDAFLCAFAHIFAGGYAAGYYSYKWAEVLSADAFAAFEEVGLEDEQAVKATGKRYRDTVLALGGSKHPMEVFKSFRGREPSTEPLLRHNGLIAA; from the coding sequence ATGAGTGTAAACGCCACTATTACAGATAATCCTTTATTAAAAGGCGCTGGTTTGCCTGATTTTGCGAAAATCAAACCAGAGCATGTAGTGCCAGCGTTTAATCAGTTACTGGCAGAATTGGAACAAGAACTAACCAAGTTGGAAGCTGATGTTCAGACAAGTTGGAGTGGTTTAGTAGAACCTTTAGAAAAAATCACCGAACGCCTGAATTGGAGTTGGGGTGTTGTTAACCATTTAATGGGTGTAAAAAATAGCCACCAACTGCGGGAAGCTTTTGAAACTGTGCAGCCCCAGGTGGTACAGTTTTCTAACAAGCTCAGCCAAAGTCAACCAATTTACAATGCTTTTAAAACCCTGCGTGGAAGTGAAGCTTGGAATAGTTTTGACTCTGCCCAACGGCGTATAGTCGAAGCTGCAATCCGTGATGCGGAACTTTCTGGCGTGGGTTTACAAGGTGAAGCACGCGATCGCTTTAACGCTATTCAGATGGAGTTAGCGGAACTTTCTACTAAGTTCTCTAATAATGTTCTGGATGCGACTAAAGCTTTTAGCTTGACGCTGACGAAGAAAGAAGAAGTGGACGGCTTACCCCCGAGTTTGCTGAGTCTGGCTGCACAAGCGGCGCGAGATGCGGGTGCAGAAAATGCTACCCCGGAAAATGGCCCCTGGCGCATCACTTTGGATTTTCCCAGTTACTATCCTTTTATGCAGTACAGCACTCGTCGCGATTTGCGGGAGGTGCTTTACAAAGCTTATATCAGCCGTGCTGCTGCGGGAGGTCTGGACAATAACCCAATCATTGAACGCATTTTAAAGTTGCGTCAAGAACTAGCAGAGTTACTTGGCTATAAGACTTATGCGGAAGTTAGCCTAGCTAGTAAAATGGCTCCCAATGTAGAAGCTGTCGAAAAGCTATTGGAGGAACTGCGCGGGGCTAGCTATGACGCTGCTGTTAAGGAATTAGCAGAATTAAAAGCTTTTGCTGCCAGTAAGGGAGTAGCAGAAGCAAATGATTTAAAACATTGGGATATTGCCTATTGGGCAGAACGTCAACGGGAAGAAAAGTTTGCTTTCACAGCTGAGGAATTGCGTCCTTATTTTCCCCTTCCCCAAGTACTTGATGGCTTATTTGGGTTAGTAGAAAGACTATTTGGTGTTACAGTCACTCCTGCTGATGGTCAAGCACCAGTTTGGCATGAAGATGTCCGCTATTTCCAAATTGCTGATGAAACTGGTAATGCGATCGCCTATTTTTACTTAGATCCCTACAGCCGTCCTGCGGAAAAACGCGGTGGTGCTTGGATGGATATTTGTATCAATCGGGGTAAAGTTGCTGAAAATGGTGTGAGCAAGACTCGCTTACCTGTAGCATATCTGGTGTGTAATCAAACACCACCCGTTGATGGTAAGCCCAGTCTCATGACTTTCGCGGAAGTGGAGACTTTATTCCACGAGTTTGGTCATGGTTTACATCACATGCTGACCAAGGTAGATTATACTTCAGCAGCAGGTATCAATAATGTTGAATGGGATGCCGTGGAATTACCTAGTCAGTTTATGGAAAACTGGTGCTATGACCGCGCAACTTTATTTGGCATGGCTAGGCATTATAAAACAGGCGAACTATTGCCAGAACATTATTATCAAAAGCTGTTGGCAGCCAAGAATTATATGAGTGGTAGCGCGACGTTGCGGCAACTCCACTTTAGCTTGTTGGATATCGAATTACATTACCGCTATCGTCCTGGTGGTGATGAAACTCCCAAACAAGTACGCGATCGCATTGCCACAACAACCACTGTCATACCTCCGTTACCGGAAGATGCTTTCTTGTGTGCTTTCGCACATATTTTTGCGGGTGGTTATGCTGCGGGTTACTATAGCTACAAATGGGCGGAAGTACTGAGCGCAGATGCTTTTGCCGCTTTTGAAGAAGTTGGTTTAGAAGACGAACAAGCTGTAAAAGCCACAGGTAAACGTTACCGTGATACAGTCTTAGCCCTCGGTGGTAGCAAGCATCCAATGGAAGTATTCAAATCTTTCCGGGGTCGCGAACCGAGTACAGAACCACTACTCCGGCACAATGGTTTAATAGCTGCTTAG
- the ileS gene encoding isoleucine--tRNA ligase, translated as MTETGSYKDTVNLPKTKFDMRANASKREPEIQKFWEENKIYDRLSQNNPGELFILHDGPPYANGSLHIGHALNKILKDIINRYQLLCGRKVRYVPGWDCHGLPIELKVLQNMKAAERQNLTPLQLRQKAKEFALNAVNEQRHSFKRYGVWGDWEHPYLTLTPEYEAAQISVFGQMVLKGYIYRGLKPVHWSPSSKTALAEAELEYPEGHTSRSIYAAFPVTNLSEAVKPALSKFLPDLSVAIWTTTPWTIPGNLAVALNAELNYAVVEVTSPREDVGFKYLIVAADLVDRLSATLETPLTVKATVKGKDLEHSTYRHPLYDRESPIVIGGDYVTTESGTGLVHTAPGHGQEDYIVGQRYGLPILAPVDDNGNFTAEAGQFAGLNVLGDGNQAVIDALTSAGSLLKEEPYIHKYPYDWRTKKPTIFRATEQWFASVEGFREEALKAIASVRWIPAQGENRITPMVADRSDWCISRQRSWGVPIPVFYDEASGEPLLNEETIAHVQAIIAEKGSDAWWELSVEELLPQTYCNNGRTYRKGTDTMDVWFDSGSSWASVLKQRPELRYPADMYLEGSDQHRGWFQSSLLTSVAVNNCAPYKTVLTHGFALDEQGRKMSKSLGNVVDPAIVIEGGKDQKKEPAYGADVLRLWVSSVDYTSDVRLGNNIIKQLVDIRNKIRNTAKNLLGNLHDFDPAKDAIPYEQLPQLDKYMLHRMTEVFQEVTEAFDSFQFFRFFQTVQNFCVVDLSNFYMDIAKDRLYISTPNALRRRSCQTVYWYALENLAKAIAPVLCHLAEDIWQYLPYQTPYKSVFESGWVQLEQSWHNPDLAAFWQQIREIRLDVNKVLEQARVEKMIGSSLEAKILLYISDTELLSAIKSLNASNSNGVDELRYLFITSLVELVDTPEKLQGSKYNLQADQWRIGVLQADGQKCDRCWNYSTHVGENAAHPLICERCVAALAGEF; from the coding sequence GTGACAGAAACTGGAAGCTATAAGGATACTGTAAACCTACCCAAAACTAAATTTGATATGCGGGCAAACGCTAGCAAGCGTGAACCCGAAATCCAAAAATTTTGGGAAGAGAATAAAATCTATGATCGCCTATCTCAAAATAATCCTGGCGAATTATTTATATTGCACGATGGGCCTCCCTATGCAAATGGCTCTCTGCATATTGGTCATGCTTTAAATAAAATTCTCAAAGATATTATTAATCGCTACCAACTGCTGTGCGGTCGTAAAGTGCGCTATGTTCCTGGTTGGGACTGTCATGGTTTGCCGATTGAACTCAAAGTTTTACAGAATATGAAAGCTGCCGAAAGGCAAAACTTGACACCTTTACAACTGCGGCAGAAAGCGAAAGAATTTGCCCTAAATGCTGTCAATGAACAGCGTCATAGTTTTAAACGCTATGGTGTTTGGGGTGATTGGGAACATCCATATTTGACCTTGACACCGGAATACGAAGCAGCTCAAATCAGTGTGTTCGGACAAATGGTGTTAAAAGGTTACATCTATCGTGGCTTGAAGCCAGTACACTGGAGTCCTAGTTCTAAAACTGCTTTGGCAGAAGCTGAGTTGGAATATCCAGAGGGCCATACTTCTCGCAGTATCTACGCCGCTTTTCCAGTGACGAATTTGTCGGAAGCGGTGAAACCTGCTTTGTCAAAATTTTTACCAGATTTAAGTGTAGCAATTTGGACAACCACACCTTGGACAATTCCTGGGAACTTGGCAGTGGCATTGAATGCAGAACTTAACTACGCAGTTGTAGAAGTTACTTCACCACGAGAAGATGTAGGGTTTAAATACCTCATTGTCGCTGCTGATTTAGTAGACCGCCTGTCCGCCACTCTAGAAACTCCACTCACAGTAAAAGCCACAGTCAAAGGCAAAGATTTAGAACATTCTACTTATCGTCATCCCCTGTATGACCGTGAAAGCCCAATTGTCATTGGTGGCGATTATGTCACTACTGAATCTGGTACTGGCTTAGTCCACACTGCTCCTGGACACGGTCAAGAAGACTACATTGTCGGTCAGCGTTATGGTTTGCCCATCTTAGCCCCTGTTGATGACAATGGTAACTTTACCGCAGAGGCGGGACAGTTTGCAGGGTTGAATGTGCTTGGTGATGGGAACCAAGCGGTAATTGATGCTTTGACTAGTGCTGGTTCCTTGTTAAAAGAAGAACCCTATATCCACAAATACCCCTACGACTGGCGGACAAAGAAACCAACGATTTTCCGGGCCACAGAACAGTGGTTTGCTTCTGTGGAAGGCTTCCGCGAAGAAGCACTCAAAGCGATCGCTTCTGTAAGATGGATTCCCGCCCAAGGTGAAAATAGAATCACACCGATGGTTGCAGATCGTTCTGACTGGTGTATCTCTCGTCAGCGGAGTTGGGGTGTACCAATTCCGGTATTCTACGATGAAGCCAGTGGAGAACCACTGCTGAATGAAGAAACCATTGCCCACGTGCAAGCAATTATTGCCGAAAAAGGTTCTGACGCTTGGTGGGAACTATCAGTTGAGGAATTGTTACCTCAAACATACTGCAATAATGGCCGCACCTACCGCAAAGGTACAGATACGATGGACGTGTGGTTTGATTCTGGCTCATCTTGGGCATCTGTACTCAAGCAGCGTCCAGAATTACGCTACCCTGCGGATATGTACTTAGAAGGTTCAGATCAGCATCGGGGGTGGTTCCAGTCGAGTTTGCTTACCAGTGTGGCAGTTAATAACTGTGCGCCATACAAAACTGTATTGACTCATGGTTTTGCCCTAGATGAACAAGGGCGGAAAATGAGTAAGTCGCTGGGGAATGTAGTCGATCCAGCCATTGTCATTGAAGGTGGCAAAGATCAGAAAAAAGAGCCAGCTTACGGTGCTGATGTGTTGCGGTTGTGGGTATCGTCGGTAGACTATACCTCCGATGTGCGCCTGGGTAACAATATTATCAAACAACTTGTTGATATCCGTAACAAGATTCGTAACACCGCTAAGAATTTACTGGGTAATTTGCATGATTTTGATCCAGCAAAAGATGCTATACCCTATGAACAATTACCGCAGCTAGACAAATACATGCTGCACCGGATGACAGAGGTATTCCAAGAAGTTACTGAAGCATTTGATAGCTTCCAATTCTTCCGCTTTTTCCAAACTGTGCAGAACTTCTGCGTGGTGGATTTATCCAACTTTTATATGGATATCGCCAAAGACCGGTTGTACATCAGTACTCCCAATGCTTTGCGCCGTCGTAGTTGTCAGACAGTGTATTGGTATGCACTGGAAAACTTAGCCAAAGCGATCGCACCTGTATTATGTCACTTAGCCGAGGATATCTGGCAATATCTCCCCTACCAGACTCCCTATAAATCAGTATTTGAATCTGGTTGGGTGCAGTTGGAACAAAGTTGGCATAACCCAGACCTAGCAGCTTTTTGGCAACAAATACGCGAGATTCGCCTGGATGTCAATAAGGTATTAGAACAAGCTAGGGTAGAAAAAATGATTGGTTCCTCCCTAGAAGCAAAAATCTTGCTCTACATCAGTGATACAGAATTATTGAGTGCAATCAAATCACTGAATGCTAGCAACAGCAACGGTGTAGACGAACTCCGTTACCTGTTCATTACCTCACTTGTGGAATTGGTAGATACACCAGAAAAACTGCAAGGTTCAAAATACAACTTGCAAGCCGATCAGTGGCGAATTGGTGTACTACAAGCAGACGGGCAAAAATGCGATCGCTGTTGGAATTACTCTACTCATGTGGGAGAGAATGCAGCACATCCACTCATTTGTGAACGGTGCGTGGCTGCATTAGCAGGAGAATTCTAA
- a CDS encoding slipin family protein has translation MWKAFYIKPNEIGILYHRSDFKKVLQPGYYRYLGWHWQVKTYDLNQPEAEIENLELLLRNHSLDLKQYLLVVQTSFNQAALVRLGQNWLSIGPNQLQAFWRGFIEVESHLFNLEENLELPAEFVQQLRGIDLYGLKKFQIFEYEIGLLYVQNNFVQPLEPGEYAFWSVDKDVTIRTLSRIVPNPSFPLEDVLIERHSEFVAVYCKTVQLISQQVAIVRYQGKVISILPPYSRKLFWREVEVEIIDISADAKLPPHLVAELVSGSPEVVSLSRNCLHIREVPAQHIGLLYINQEFQAQLPPGIHAWWIFGRSLQTETIDLRLQSMEVSGQDILSKDKVPLRLNLTAGFRILDSLKAKNGLSDINGFLYKELQFALRAAVGERTLDALLENKGAIDTSVAEYIREKTADYGIEIDSVGVKDIILPGEIKTILSKVVEAEKAAQANVVRRREETAATRSMLNTAKVMEDNPVALRLKELEVLERIAEKIDRIQVNGSLDSILTELIRINRQ, from the coding sequence ATGTGGAAAGCCTTTTATATTAAACCCAATGAAATTGGAATTTTATATCACCGTAGTGATTTTAAGAAAGTTTTGCAGCCTGGATACTACAGATATCTTGGTTGGCATTGGCAGGTGAAAACTTATGACCTCAACCAACCAGAAGCAGAAATTGAAAACCTAGAACTTTTGCTGCGGAATCACAGCTTAGACCTAAAACAATATCTGTTGGTAGTACAAACATCATTTAATCAAGCAGCTTTAGTCCGCTTGGGTCAAAATTGGCTAAGTATTGGGCCTAATCAACTACAGGCTTTCTGGCGGGGTTTTATTGAGGTAGAATCCCATCTCTTCAACTTAGAAGAAAATTTAGAACTACCTGCTGAGTTTGTGCAGCAATTACGTGGTATTGATTTATATGGGCTGAAAAAGTTTCAAATCTTTGAGTATGAGATTGGTTTACTTTATGTACAAAATAATTTTGTGCAACCCTTAGAACCAGGGGAGTATGCATTCTGGTCTGTAGACAAAGATGTTACAATCCGTACTCTTAGCCGGATTGTACCAAACCCAAGCTTTCCTTTAGAAGATGTGCTGATTGAACGACATTCCGAATTTGTCGCAGTATACTGCAAAACGGTACAGCTAATAAGTCAGCAGGTAGCAATTGTCCGTTATCAAGGTAAGGTCATTTCTATCCTCCCACCTTATAGTCGTAAGCTGTTTTGGCGAGAAGTTGAGGTAGAAATTATTGACATCAGCGCTGATGCTAAATTACCACCTCACCTAGTTGCAGAATTAGTATCTGGTTCGCCAGAGGTAGTGTCTTTGAGCCGTAATTGTTTGCATATTCGGGAAGTACCAGCACAGCACATTGGGCTACTGTACATTAATCAAGAATTTCAAGCGCAACTCCCACCAGGGATACATGCTTGGTGGATATTTGGACGTTCTTTGCAAACCGAAACAATTGATCTGCGCTTGCAAAGTATGGAAGTATCCGGACAAGACATTCTCTCTAAGGATAAAGTGCCTCTGCGCTTAAATTTAACAGCTGGCTTCCGCATACTCGATTCATTGAAAGCAAAAAATGGTTTATCAGATATCAATGGTTTCTTGTACAAAGAGCTACAGTTTGCCTTACGTGCTGCTGTTGGTGAAAGAACTCTAGATGCCTTACTGGAGAATAAGGGAGCAATTGATACAAGCGTTGCTGAATATATTCGTGAGAAAACCGCAGACTATGGAATTGAAATTGACTCAGTAGGGGTAAAAGATATTATTCTCCCTGGTGAGATTAAAACAATCTTGAGCAAGGTTGTAGAGGCGGAAAAAGCTGCTCAAGCAAACGTAGTGCGTCGCCGTGAAGAAACTGCTGCGACCCGTAGTATGTTGAACACTGCCAAAGTGATGGAAGATAACCCCGTTGCCTTGCGTTTAAAAGAACTGGAAGTGCTAGAACGGATTGCAGAGAAGATAGATAGAATTCAAGTCAACGGCAGTTTGGATAGCATTTTAACAGAGTTAATTCGTATCAACAGACAATAA